In Bradyrhizobium sp. 200, the sequence GATCCGGTCGATCGGCTGCACCTTTTCTTCGATCGTATCGGCGCTGACGTGCTTCGGCGCATCCGGTGGTTCCAGCGACGGGAAGATGAAGTTGAGATCGACCCGCTCCTGCGGGCCGGAATGGCGCTGGATCTTGCGGCGGATCGCGGCGGTCGGCACGTTGAAGAGCGTGGCGCCGACGCTGACCGGCAACCGTTGCGGCGCGCTGGCAGGCCGCGCCACCCAGGTCGGCCACAGCAAATAGGCGACCAGCGCAACAGCTCCCGCCGCAATCATTACCGAGACCATGATCAGGACCATGTGCGAGCGCGGGTCCCTGCGGGTGTCGCGGGCAATGTGCTGGGCCGTCGAAAGCAGGGTCATGAACGAAGCATCGGTCGAGGAAGAGCCAGGCGAATCATCCTGCGAATATGCCACGGGGCGGGTGATTTCCTCATGATTTCGCGGGAGTCCGGCCCAAACAGCCATGCGCAAACGCGGGTATCGACGGCCCTTTGTTAACCTTTCCTTAAGGATGATGTGGCGGCCGGCGGCCAATTTTGCGAAAGCAGGGCGCGCCGTTTGTCGAGTAGGGGAAGTTTGTCATGTCGCCTGATGCGTTGAATTCCCTGTTTTCCCTATGCATCGGCTTTGCGTTCGCAGGCATGCTCGCCAGCGGCTATCAGGCGATGGCGGAGCGGCCGGCGGGGTTCGGGCTGCTTGGGGAAGGCGTGGCGCCGAAAACGTTTGCGGCCGTGCCGTTTCTGGTTTTCGCCGCGCCCTTCATCATCATGCGCAACACGTTGCGCGGCGCGAAGATCGAGCGCCGCCGCTTCGAATTCGTGATGATGGCAACCGTTCTTTCAGGCTTCTGGAGCTTGATGTCCGGCACGTTCTTTCTGATGACGCTGCGTGCCGCGGGCGTGCTGGCCTGAGGCCGAGGGCCTGCTCGCTTGATCCCGCGCCAGCGGCTGTGCCAAGGTCTCCGCCAACGGAGACCTTTTTGCTATGGCGATCTACGAACTCGACGGACAGGGGCCTGATCTCCCCGGAGACGGAAACTATTTCATCGCAGACACTGCTGCCGTGATCGGCAAGGTGCGCCTTCTGAACTCGGCCAGCGTGTGGTTCGGCGCGGTGCTGCGCGGCGACAATGAGTGGATCGAGATCGGCGAAGGCTCCAACGTGCAGGACAATTCCACCTGCCACACCGACCGCGGCTTTCCGCTGACGATCGGCAAGAACTGCACCGTCGGCCACAACGTCATCCTGCACGGCTGTACGCTCGAAGATGACGCGCTGGTCGGGATGGGTTCGATCGTGATGAACGGCGCCCGCATACG encodes:
- a CDS encoding gamma carbonic anhydrase family protein translates to MAIYELDGQGPDLPGDGNYFIADTAAVIGKVRLLNSASVWFGAVLRGDNEWIEIGEGSNVQDNSTCHTDRGFPLTIGKNCTVGHNVILHGCTLEDDALVGMGSIVMNGARIRRGSIVGAGSVITEGKEYPEYSLIIGSPARVIRTLTPEQVTAMGSAAKFYALNGPRFKNGLKKIG